CCTGAGCGCACTTATCAGCAGAACTATATCTTCCGGATCCCACCGGGAGAGCGTGACCGGAACCCTAGCCTGACACAGAATACGCCCTGGCTGTAGCGATTTTGGCCCAAACACAAACATTTAAACATTCATACTCATGTTAAAATATATCAAGGCAATTGCAGCACTCATGCTCACGGCGGGGATACTGATCTGCTGCAAAGAGGATTTTCCTGTGGACGAGGACGGGTTGCTGATCACCACCCGCAGCCAGTGCTACGTAAGTAATTTTGAACTTCTTGGCGTTGATTTTCAGACGGTAAGGACAGAGAATGCCGACATTGACACGACCGCGCAGACGATCAATGTGAAGGTTTTTTATGGTACGGATTTGAAAA
The genomic region above belongs to Dyadobacter pollutisoli and contains:
- a CDS encoding DUF5018 domain-containing protein, whose translation is MLKYIKAIAALMLTAGILICCKEDFPVDEDGLLITTRSQCYVSNFELLGVDFQTVRTENADIDTTAQTINVKVFYGTDLKNLFPQFSLVTDAKLDPKITGAMDFSDLANPKKFTVVSGNRKVRKTYTVNIAVQQP